The Struthio camelus isolate bStrCam1 chromosome 5, bStrCam1.hap1, whole genome shotgun sequence genome has a segment encoding these proteins:
- the LOC138067333 gene encoding antigen WC1.1-like, with product MATTSQLPTRALGLLLCMQLCRGTGELRLVDGGSRCEGRVEVKHEGQWGAVCSYDFDWDVRGASVVCRQLGCGTVARASPYTPFGAGTGRIWLQPFFCRGTETALHNCPHFGWGQHYCNHDTDIGVTCSDAVELRLVNGGGPCEGRLEVKLRGQWGTVADDDWDMADAEVVCQQLGCGSAQSAPGVTRFGEGSGQIHLALPDCRGNESVLWDCTIPGWGPYNGPHDWDVGVVCQGFVRLVGGDGACSGRVEVRQGRAWATLCEGHVDLNTAHIICKEQGCGAALAVTGAARFGAGAGPIWDGGFECAGNESLLSTCARRLPHGQRCNHTSDAGVVCSPYTGFRLANGSTACAGRVEVEARGTWGALCDAGWDEPDAHVLCHHLGCGFATSVPRGGSFGAGTGPVWRDTFHCSGSESHLAECPATALGIPACSPGHTAAVQCSGGAEPLRLVDGESRCDGRLEMALGDAWGPVLAERWDASGATVVCRQLRCGAAEQAYAAPLLGPASSRVGLSGLRCAGTEARLAHCNATAATAAPAGRAHQAAVVCSGSRRLRLVSGPGRCAGRVELYVRGAWSSVCQDSWHLSDAAVVCRHLGCGQALAAPASARYGRGSGPLWLGAELTALRLVGGSGCAGRLQVFYNGTWGSVCANGTSRATAAVVCRQLGCGAGGSPAAVPATPQAGGPAWLAWVQCGEGADSLWRCPSAPWHLHHCRSPGDTHITCHGQPPANSATPTPAPTTACPAGAACTGAPRNPPTPAGAMPLTTVLCIVLGTLLCLALGALAVQAWRSMARRTGPRRAADTLSEAEAVYEELDYTLTPEYQQVPSGSASPSQGSGTKLPYYTQHSMEDSNPGTAADVPGLTRHEPPDGYDDASTVLEPGEAAAPGSSDGGVCEAAALGAGRQPSLSPLEPPATATDALASTHSDTGYDDVGIGSLRTSL from the exons ATGGCCACCACCAGCCAGCTGCCCACCAGGGCACTGGGGCTGCTCctgtgcatgcagctgtgcaggg GCACTGGGGAGCTGCGGCTGGTGGACGGAGGCAGCCGCTGTGAGGGCCGTGTGGAGGTGAAGCACGAGGGCCAGTGGGGCGCTGTGTGCAGCTACGACTTTGACTGGGATGTCCGCGGAGCCTCCGtggtctgcaggcagctgggatgCGGCACTGTAGCACGGGCCTCCCCGTACACGCCGTTTGGGGCCGGGACCGGACGGATTTGGCTGCAACCCTTCTTCTGCCGTGGTACCGAGACAGCACTCCACAACTGCCCACACTTTGGCTGGGGCCAGCACTACTGCAACCATGACACAGACATTGGGGTGACGTGCTCAG ATGCCGTGgagctgaggctggtgaacggaGGTGGTCCCTGCGAGGGCAGGCTGGAGGTGAAGCTGCGGGGCCAGTGGGGAACAGTGGCGGATGATGACTGGGACATGGCGGACGCTGAGGTGGTGTgtcagcagctgggctgtggctcaGCCCAAAGTGCCCCTGGCGTGACCCGCTTTGGGGAAGGGTCTGGACAAATTCATCTTGCACTGCCTGACTGTCGTGGGAATGAGTCTGTCCTCTGGGACTGCACAATCCCGGGATGGGGGCCGTACAATGGCCCCCATGACTGGGATGTTGGTGTGGTCTGTCAAG GATTTGTGCGGCTGGTCGGCGGGGACggcgcctgctcgggccgcgtgGAGGTGAGGCAGGGCCGTGCCTGGGCCACCCTCTGCGAGGGCCATGTGGACCTCAACACCGCCCACATCATCTGCAAGGAGCAGGGGTGCGGAGCAGCTCTGGCCGTCACCGGGGCGGCGCGctttggggcaggagccgggcccATCTGGGACGGGGGCTTCGAGTGTGCAGGCAACGAATCCCTCCTGTCCACCTGCGCCCGACGACTGCCCCACGGCCAGCGCTGCAACCACACCAGCGACGCCGGCGTCGTCTGCTCCC CCTACACGGGCTTCAGGCTGGCCAACGGCAGCACGGCGTGCGCAGGGCGAGTGGAGGTGGAGGCGCGGGGCACCTGGGGTGCCCTCTGCGACGCCGGCTGGGACGAGCCCGACGCCCACGTGCTCTGCCACCACCTTGGCTGTGGCTTTGCCACCTCTGTGCCCCGCGGAGGGTCTTTTGGGGCAGGCACCGGCCCCGTGTGGCGCGACACCTTTCACTGCAGCGGCAGCGAGTCCCACCTGGCAGAGTGCCCTGCCACGGCGCTGGGCATCCCCGCCTGCTCGCCAGGCCACACTGCCGCCGTCCAGTGCTCAG GTGGCGCTGAACCCCTGCGGCTGGTGGACGGGGAGAGCCGCTGCGACGGGCGCCTGGAGATGGCCCTGGGCGACGCCTGGGGCCCGGTGCTGGCCGAGCGGTGGGACGCGAGCGGCGCCACcgtggtgtgccggcagctgcggtgcggcgcggcggagcAGGCCTACGCCGCCCCGCTGCTGGGACCAGCGTCGAGCCGCGTGGGGCTGAGCGGGCTCCGGTGCGCAGGCACGGAGGCTCGCCTGGCCCACTGCAACGCCACGGCCGCCACGGCTGCGCCGGCGGGCCGCGCCCACCAAGCGGCCGTTGTCTGCTCGG gcagccggcGCCTACGGCTGGTgagcggccccggccgctgcgccGGCAGAGTGGAGCTCTACGTCCGGGGCGCCTGGAGCAGCGTCTGCCAGGACTCGTGGCACCTGTCCGACGCCGCCGTCGTCTGCCGCCACTTGGGCTGCGGCCAGGCCCTGGCagcgcccgcctcggcccgctacggccgcggctcggggccgcTGTGGCTGGGCGCTG AGCTCACAGCCCTGCGGCTGGTGGGCGGCAGCGGCtgcgccgggcgcctgcaggtctTCTACAACGGGACGTGGGGCAGCGTGTGCGCCAACGGCACCAGCCGCGCCACAGCCGCcgtggtgtgccggcagctgggctgcggggccgggggcagcccggcggccgtCCCCGCAACCCCCCAGGCCGGGGGCCCCGCCTGGCTGGCCTGGGTGCAGTGCGGCGAGGGGGCCGACTCCCTCTggcgctgcccctccgccccctggCACCTGCACCACTGCCGCTCCCCCGGGGACACCCACATCACGTGCCACGGGCAGCCTCCAGCCAACAGCGCGACTCCCACGCCAGCCCCCACcaccgcctgccccgccggcgcaGCCTGCACAG gtgcccccaggaaccccccaaCACCTGCTGGGGCCATGCCGCTGACCACCGTCCTCTGCATCGTCCTGGGGACccttctgtgcctggccctgggggcccttGCTGTGCAGGCATGGCGCTCCATGGCTCGGCGCACAG GCCCCCGCAGAGCTGCAGATACACTCTCAGAGGCAGAGGCCGTCTATGAGGAGCTCGACTACACCCTGACACCCGAGTACCAGCAGGTCCCCAGTGGCTCAG CCTCACCATCGCAGGGCTCAGGGACCAAGCTGCCCTATTACACCCAGCACAGCATGGAGGACAGCAACCCCGGGACAGCAGCAG ACGTCCCTGGCCTGACCAGGCACGAACCCCCGGATGGGTACGATGATGCCTCCACCGTGCTGGAGCCAGGAGAGGCCGCTGCTCCGGGGTCAAGTGACGGAGGTGTGTGCGAGGCTGCGGCACTGGGAG CGGGGAGAcagccctccctcagccccctagAGCCGCCCGCAACCGCCACAGACGCCCTGGCCTCAACACACAGTGACACGGGCTACGACGACGTTGGCATTGGTAGTCTCAGGACGTCTCTCTGA